The proteins below come from a single Hirundo rustica isolate bHirRus1 chromosome 6, bHirRus1.pri.v3, whole genome shotgun sequence genomic window:
- the BET1L gene encoding BET1-like protein isoform X1, which yields MERRGSRAGEHPRAPGGATFAGQSPSAMEDLLDVENKRMADSLASKVTRLKSLALDIDKDAEEQNRYLDGMDSDFLSVTGLLTGSVKRFSGMARSGRDNRRLLLAVSVALILIFFILYYLVSRAGT from the exons ATGGAGCGGCGAGGCAGCCGGGCGGGAGAGCATCCTCGGGCTCCAGGCGGAGCTACCTTCGCAG GGCAGAGTCCGAGCGCCATGGAGGACCTGCTGGATGTGGAGAACAAGCGGATGGCCGACAGCCTGGCCAGCAAGGTCACCAGGCTGAAATCG CTGGCTCTGGATATTGACAAGGATGCTGAGGAACAGAACCGCTACCTGGATGGCATG GACTCAGATTTCCTGAGCGTGACAGGGCTGCTGACGGGCAGCGTGAAGCGCTTCTCCGGCATGGCGCGCTCCGGCCGGGACAACCGCCGGCTTCTCCTCGCCGTGTCCGTGGCGCTCATCCTCATCTTCTTCATCCTCTACTACCTGGTGTCCCGGGCAGGGACCTGA
- the BET1L gene encoding BET1-like protein isoform X2, with the protein MAERGRGQSPSAMEDLLDVENKRMADSLASKVTRLKSLALDIDKDAEEQNRYLDGMDSDFLSVTGLLTGSVKRFSGMARSGRDNRRLLLAVSVALILIFFILYYLVSRAGT; encoded by the exons Atggcggagcggggccgag GGCAGAGTCCGAGCGCCATGGAGGACCTGCTGGATGTGGAGAACAAGCGGATGGCCGACAGCCTGGCCAGCAAGGTCACCAGGCTGAAATCG CTGGCTCTGGATATTGACAAGGATGCTGAGGAACAGAACCGCTACCTGGATGGCATG GACTCAGATTTCCTGAGCGTGACAGGGCTGCTGACGGGCAGCGTGAAGCGCTTCTCCGGCATGGCGCGCTCCGGCCGGGACAACCGCCGGCTTCTCCTCGCCGTGTCCGTGGCGCTCATCCTCATCTTCTTCATCCTCTACTACCTGGTGTCCCGGGCAGGGACCTGA